The following nucleotide sequence is from Patescibacteria group bacterium.
ACAAAGAAAATTTCAAAAGCTATGACTGAGGCAAAAGATGAGTGGTGTGATGTTCTAAAGACGGCGGTAGAAGAAATAGCCGAAACATCGCCATTGCCTCAGAATTTATTTTTAGTGGGAAACGATAAAATAGTTGAGGAATTTTCATCTTGCATAAAAGACGATTTCTTTTCCAGGTTTTCAATCCTTGGCAAGCCTTTTAATATTAAAAGAATATCTCACGAATCTTTGGATAAATCTTTCGAGCTTCCTTCGGGACTTAAAGAAGAAAAAGATATGTTTCTTGTCCTTGAGGCGCTTTTTGCGGAAAGATTTTTATAATATAATAAAATTAAATAATAATTAAATAATATGGCAAAAAAAATAATGCAGGATATGATAGTCAGGAAAAGAAAAAGACAGATTATAGCAGAAGAAAAAAAAGCGCCCGAAATTCGTCCTGAACCTCAAAAACAGTCTTATCTTAAGAGAGACACGATAAGCGAGACAGCGGCAAATAGGCGATCTTTTATTTCAAAGTTTAAATTATCTTATAAATTTGCAATCGCGCTATTTTTTATATTTGCCTTTATTTTCATATTGAAAAGTTTTTCATGGGTTACGCTTGCTGTTACTCCAAAACAGGAATTTATAAATTTAGATACCAGTTTAGAGGCATTTATAGGGACAGCGCAAGGCGCTTCAAGGTCTCAAGGCGGGCAGAATATATATTTTGAGCTTATGGAGATAAGCGAAGAAAGAGAGAAATCTGTTGAATCAACCGGCATTAAGGAATTAGAAAGAAAAGCGAGCGGGCAGATTATTATCTATAATGCATATAGTTCCGCGCCCCAGACGCTTGTCAGGAGAACTCGTTTTTCTTCATCTGACGGGAAAATTTACAGGATAGACAATCAGATTATAGTTCCGGGGGCTAAAATTATAGACGGGAATATAGTCCCTAGTTCTATTGAAGCTGTCGTATATGCCGATATTCCCGGTGAAGAATATAATATAGGTCTTAGTGATTTTACAATTCCCGGGTTTAAGGGCGATGCCAGGTATGAAAAATTTTATGCAAGATCAAAGACAGAAATTTCCGGCGGTTTTATCGGTAAATTAAGAGTTATTTCTGATGATGACATTACTTCTGTGAAAAATACATTAAGAGACGAAATAAAAGATTCTCTTATTAAAAAAGCGAAAATGAGTATTCCAAACGGATTTTTGTATTATGATGATTTGGTTATGCTGGATTTTAAATTGAAGGATGATAATTTTAAAGCAGGAGACGAAGCGGAGAATTTTTCTTTTAAAGAAATCGGCTCTCTTAAGGTTTTCTTGCCGAGGGAGACGGATTTGTCTAATGCGCTTATTTCTAAATATATAGAAAGCGGCGCTCCTCTAAGAGTTTCAAATTTAAAAGATATGTCAGTGTCTCTATCTGAAAGAGATAAAGATAATGAAAGAATAGTCTTTAATATAAAAGGCATAGGACACTTTGTGTGGAATATAGATGAAGAAAATCTTAAAAAAGACTTTTTAATCAAGAATGGGAATAATATACAATCATTTTTAAAAAATTACCCTATAGAAACAGCTGACATAATATTTCATCCTTCTTGGTGGAAATTCGTTCCAAAATATGATTCCAAGGTGAAATATGAAGAAATCCTTAAATCAGAATTATAAGTTTAAAATAAGCCATATTTTATCAATAAATTGGCTATTAGAATAGCCAATTTTGAAGATTTTAATCATAAATGAAGAATTATAATACTGTTGCTTGATAAAAAGCTTGACTAATCTATATAATGTCTGATATATTATACTCTATTGTAATTAAATGACAGAAAATAAAGAACAAGATCAATTGGTCCGAGGGACAGCTATAGAGGCTTTGCCAAACGCTACATTTCGTATCCGTCTTGAGGACGGCAGAGAAATAATAGCTTATCTCTCAGGCAAAATGCGCATACATCGTATTAAGGTCTTGGTTGGTGATAGCGTCGGAATAGAGATGAATTCACCGACAGACACAAAAGGGAGAATTAAAAAAAGATTTTAAGAAAAGTTAATATATATCTACAGATATATTATTTTTTATTATGAAAATCCGCGCCGCAACTAAAAAAATATGTAAAGATTGCAAAATGACCAGACGAAAAGGCAGGGTTTATATTATTTGCAAGAAAAATCCTAAACATAAACAACGACAAGGATAAATATATGAGAATAAAGGGTATAAATATTCCGGAGAAAAAACATTTGGAGATAGCGCTTACAGCCATCTATGGTATTGGGCGTTTTAGGTCAACAAGAATATTAAAAGAAGCGGGTGTGCCTAAAGACAAGCTTGCCGGCGACCTTACGCCGGAAGAGGAGAAGAAAGTCAGAACACTTGCTGAGGATTATGTTTCAGAGGGAGATTTGAAGAAAGAAATTGCTGAGAATATTAAAAGACTTAAAGAGATAAAATGCTACAGAGGCGCAAGGCATATGAAATCGCTGCCTTCAAGAGGCCAAAGGACGAAAACTAATTCAAGGACCAGAAGAGGAAATGTAAGAAAGACAATGGGATCAGGAAGAACAAAAGTTGATAAGAAATAATCATTATTAATGATATGGGAAAAAAACGTATAATTAAAAAAAAGGGAGGAGCTGTGGATAGCGGGCTTAAAGCCAGGGCTATGGCTAATATTCCTAAAAAGAAGATATCAAAAGGCATAATTAATATTTTATCAACTTATAATAACACCTTAGTATCTGTTTCAGATGACAGCGGCGGAGTATTGATATGGTCTTCAAGCGGCTCTTTAGGATTTAAGGGAGCGAAGAAGGGTACGCCGTTTGCCGCTTCTAAAGTTGCCGAAGTTGTCGCTGATAAGGCTTCAATCATTGGATTAAAGGAGGCTGATGTCATAGTGAGAGGAGTGGGCGCCGGCAGAGATTCTGCAATAAGAACTTTTGCATCAAGGGGAATTGAGATAAATTCTATCTTGGACACAACACCTGTTCCTCATAATGGACCTAAAGCCAAAAAGCCAAGGAGAGTATAATAATTTTATTTATGGAAAATTCACAATGTAAAACTTGCAGAAGGGCCGGAGCAAAACTTTTTCTTAAAGGAGAAAGGTGTGTTACGCCTAAGTGCGCAATGACAACTAAGCCTTATGCTCCGGGCGCACTTGGAAAAAGCGGAGGAAAAAGAAAAGGGAGAAGAGGGTCTTCCGAGTATGGCACTCAGTTAAGAGATAAACAAATAGTAAAATTCTCTTATGGATTAAGAGAGCGCCAATTTGTAAATTACGTGAAGGAAGCGTCAAAGAAAAAAGGTGTCGCATCTCTGGAACTTGTAAAATTGCTTGAGTCTAGACTTGATAATGTTGTTTATAGGCTTGGTCTTGCTTCAAATAGGGCAAGTTCAAGACAGCTTGTTTCTCATGGGCATATAACTGTTAATGGCAGAAGAAATAATATACCGTCTTACAAGGTAAAAATAGGAGATAAAATAGGTATTAGGAGCGGGAGCGCTACAAAAGGTATTTTTGGCAGTTTGAGTGATAGATGGAAAAAATTTGAAGCGCCTTTATGGTTATCAGTTGATAAAGATAAAAAAGAAGCGACCGTCATCGCTGATGCAGTTTCAGACGATACTAGGTTTAATTTTAATTCTATTATTGAGCTTTATTCACGTTAATTTTATAAATAATAATTAAACAATATGGACTATTCAATAATTTTACCATCAAAGCCAAGAGTTGTTTCGGAAGAGGCGACAAAAGGTGTTTATGAAATAGATGGCCTCTACGCCGGTTATGGGCATACATTGGGAAACTCTCTAAGGAGGGCCATTCTGTCTTCTTTGCCCGGCAGCGCTATTACTACTGTTAAGATTGAGGGAGCTCCTCATGAATTTTCGGTTTTACCGGGAGTGAAAGAAGATGTGATAATGATACTTTTAAATTTACGACAAGTGAAATTCAAGATGCTTACCGATGAACCGCAAAAAATCACTATATCTGTAAACGGAGTGAAAGATGTGACAGATGCCGATATTAAGACATCAGGCCAGATTGAGATTGTAAGCAAGGGCGTCCATATTGCCACACTTACAGATAAAAATTCCAAGTTTGAAGCAGAGTTGACTATTGAGAAAGGATTGGGTTATATTCCAAGGGAGGTGTTAAGGAAAGATAAAGTTGAAGTTGGAACAATTGTCCTTGACGCGGCTTTTACGCCTATCAGAAGAGTTAATTATGAAGTGGAAAATATGCGTGTTGGCGATAGAACTGATTATAATAGATTGCGCTTTATCATAGAATCTGACGGCACCATCTCGCCAAGAGAGGCCCTTGAGAAATCTATAGAAATACTTATTAAACAGCTTAAAGCAATCGTTGGTTTTGAGGAGGAGCATTTTACTGAAGATATTCTAAAAGAAATGCCAGGTAAAGAAGAACAAGAGGACATTTCCGGTTCTACGGAAGAAGATTATCTTAAGACAAGGATAGAAGATCTTAACCTGTCTTCAAGAACGTTAAAATCTCTTTCAGAAGCAAGTATTAGGACAGTTGGAGGATTGGCAAGGAAAAAAGAAGAAGATCTTTTAGCTATTGATAATTTGGGAAAAAAAGGCGTTCAGGAGATTAGGCGCGCTTTGGGAAATTTAGGGCTTACTTTGAAGGAATAATGGAATTATGAATCATTTAAAAAAAGGGAGAAAATTTGGCAGAGTTAGAAATCAGAGGAAAGCGCTCGTGCGTCTTTTGACTAAGAATTTTATTGAGCATGAGAAGATAAAGACCACAGAGGCTAAAGCCAGAGAATTAAGGCCTATTGTTGAAAAAATGGTTACTAAAGCGAGAACAGGCAGTCTTGCTTCTCGCAGGATTATTATTGCCGAAATCGGAGAGGAAAATACAAAAAAACTTTTTAATGAAATAGCGCCGAAATATAAAGACAGAAAAGGAGGATATACAAGGATTATAAAACTTGGAAGCCGTAATGGCGACGCGAGTCCTATGGCAATAATAGAGTTTGTTTAATTTTATTTAATTATGGAAAAGGAATATACAATTGATGCAAAGGGCAGGTCTTTAGGCAGGGTTGCTTCAGAGGCGGCAAAAATACTTAACGGTAAGACGTCGCCTGATTACGAGGCTAATAAAGTTGCTCCCGTAAAACTAACGGTGTTAAATGCATCGGCTTTAAATGTGCCGTTAAAAAAACTAAAGCAGAAAAAATATGTAAATTATTCCGGATACCCGGGTTCTCAAAGTTTTGAAACTTTAGAAAAGCTTATAGAGCGATTGGGAATGGGTGAAGCTCTAAAAATAGCGGTTAAAAATATGCTTCCTAAAAATAAATTGAATAAATTAATGATGAAAAATTTAAATATAAAAGATTAATATGCCTACAGATAAAATAATAGAAAAAACAGAGAATATTGTTGATACTAAGACTAAAGATATTCCCAAGGGGTCATATTATGAGGCCGTGGGAAGAAGAAAATCAGCTGTTGCTAGAGTGCGTCTTTTTAATAAGGGTAAGGATAAGTCAGATGTTACTATAAATGGCAAAAGCTTGAAAGATTATTTTCCTACAGATAAATTGCAGAAGACGGCAATAAGTTCTCTTGATATAATGAAAGCAGATGATCGTTTTAAAGTTACGGCAAAGATTACGGGAGGTGGTATACAAGGCCAAGCTGAAGCTCTAAGGCACGCGCTCGCTAGGGCTTTAGTTGAGTTTAATCTTGAGTTTAGAAAGAGATTAAAGAAAGCTACATTTCTAAAGCGTGACCCCAGAGTGAAAGAAAGACGTAAATTTGGGCTTAAAAAGGCAAGAAAGTCGCCTCAATGGAGCAAACGATAATAAAGATTATCGTTTGCCGATAATAAAGATTATCGTTTGCTAATTTATTGCAAGATTTATTTAAATATCTTATATAAGCTGTTTTTTGCAGGCATTGTTTTCATTTTTACTATTGATATAATGATAAAATAATAATAAATATGGAAAAAGATGAAAAAAATAACAATATAGACGATGATATAATCGCTCAAGACGAAAGCTCTTCTTCGTCAGATATCGCCAAAGAGCTTAATTTAAAACTGAGTCAATGCGAGAAAGAAAGACAAGAATATCTTGAAGGCTGGCAGAGAGCTAAGGCGGACTTTATCAATTTTAAAAAGGAAGAAATTGATAATAGAAAAAAAATGGAAGCAATTTTTAAAGAGGCTGTTCTCGTTGATTTTTTGACAGTTACTGATAATTTTGAAATGGCTTTTGCCAATAAAGACGCTTGGGAAGGATTGCCTAAGGGCTGGCGCCAGGGGATTGAGCACATATATGCCCAATTGATAAGCGTTTTGGAATCTCATGGTTTGGACATTATAGAGTCAGATGGTAAAAAATTTAATCCGGAAGAACATAGGGCAATCGGGAGTATAGATGTTGACAGTGAAGAAAAAGATCATATTATTTTAGAGGAGTTACAACGAGGATATAGGCTAGGAGGAAAAGTTGTAAGACCTTCCCAGGTGAAAATAGGGATTTATAAAAAGGTTAATTAAATTAAAATTATTATGACAAAAATTTTAGGTATAGATCTAGGGACAACTAATTCAGCCATGGCTGTAATGGAAGGCGGAGAACCGAGAATTCTTGAGAATAGCGAAGGGAATAGAACTACGCCATCAATAGTGGCTGTTAGTAAAACAGGCGATCGATTGGTGGGTCTTCTTGCTAAGCGTCAAGCGGTTACTAATCCGGAAAATACGATATTTGGAGTTAAAAGACTGATAGGGCATAAATTTTCTGATCCGGAGATACAGAAAGACAGAGGTTTGATACCGTATAAAATAGAAGAGTCTTCAGACGGAAGCATTAAGATAAAAATGGCTGATAAAACTTCTCGCCCGGAGGAAATATCCGCAATGATTCTGCAGAAGCTGAAGCAGGACGCTCAGACTAAGCTTGGTGAAAAAATTGAGGAAGTTGTTATTACTGTCCCTGCATATTTTAACGACTCGCAAAGAAAAGCGACTAAGGATGCTGGCGAGATAGCCGGATTTAAAGTAAGGAGGATTATAAATGAACCTACGGCCGCGGCCTTAGCTTACGGTTTTAACAAAAAGAAAGATGAAAAGATTGCGGTTTTTGATTTTGGCGGAGGTACATTTGATATATCAATATTGGAAGTCGGCGATGATGTGATAGAGGTTAAATCAACTGACGGCGACAGTCATATGGGCGGGGAAGATATTGATTTGAAGATTGTAAATTGGGTTGCCGAAGAATTTAAAAAAGAGTCAGGGATAGACGTAAGAAACGACGTTCTTGCTCTTCAGCGGTTAAAAGAGGCTTCCGAAAAAGCAAAACATGAATTGTCTTCCACTATTGAATCTGAAATAAATATTCCTTTTATAACTTCTGACGCAAGCGGACCTAAGCATTTACTGATAAAACTCAGCAGGTCAAAGCTTGAAGAATTGGCTTCTGAATATGTAGATAGGGCTATGGTTATAACAAAAAGAGCGATTGATGCTTCCGGTTTTAAGATTGAGGATATAAACGAAGTCGTATTGGTTGGTGGTCAGACCAGGATGCCGATTATTATAGAATCAGTTAAAAAGTTATTCGGAAGAGAGCCAAATAGGTCAATCAATCCGGATGAAGTTGTGGCTGCCGGCGCGGCTATTCAGGCTGGAATACTGCAGGGGGATGTTAAAGATATTCTTTTGCTTGATGTTATACCGCTTTCTTTGGGCATAGAAACTCTTGGCGGCGTGTCAACGAAACTTATTGAGAAAAATACGACAATTCCGACTTCAAAATCTCAAACTTTTTCAACGGCGGCTGATAATCAGACTTCTGTTGAGATTCACATTCTTCAAGGCGACAGGCAGATGGCATCGGATAATAAGTCATTGGGTCGCTTTATATTAGATGGTATCCCGCCTTCTCCTCGCGGGGTTCCACAGGTTGAAGTTTCTTTTGATATAGACGCAAATGGTATTCTCAATGTTAAGGCTCGCGATAAGGCAAGCGGTAAAGAACAATCTGTCAGGATAGAGGCCTCAGGAGGCCTCTCTAAAGAAGAGGTAGAAAAGATGAAGAAAGACGCTGAACTTCATCGTGAAGAAGATGAAAAGAAAAAAGAGATGATAGATGTTAATAATAACGCTAGCGCGCTGGTGTATACTGCGGAGAAGGCGCTCCGCGATGCTGGCGATAAATTGCCGGAAGATGTTAAAAAAGCCGTAGAAGAAAAGATAATCAATCTTAATAAAGTAAAAGATGGTGACAATGCGGCAGAGATTAAAAAGGCTACAGAGGAATTATCCGCAGAAATTCAAAAGATAGGACAAAGTATGTATAAATCCGCTGAAGGTGGAAATAGAGAAGGACAAGGAAATAATCCTTCGTCTGGCGATGAGAATATTCGTGATGCGGAAATGGATGATGACAAGCCGGCTCCGGGTGAAGGTGACAAAAAGGAATAAAATCTATAATATATACAAATAAGGCTAAGACCTTTTATTCAGTATGAAAAATTACTACGACGCCCTTGGAGTACCTAAAAACGCTTCTAAAGAAGAAATTAAAAAAGCGTTTAGAAAGCTTGCTCATAAACATCATCCTGACAAAAAGGGCGGTGATGAGGCCGCTTTTAAAGAGATTAATGAGGCCTATCATGTGCTGACAGATGATAAAAAGCGTTCCGAGTACGATAGATACGGACGGGTTTTTGACGGCGCCAGTGGGGCAGGCGGAGCAAATGGTGGATTTGAGGGTTTTGATTTTGGGGGGTTTTCCGCTGATGGCGGCGCAGCCGGTTTTGATTTTGGAGATATTTTTGAAGATATCTTTGGCGGTTTTAATGCAGGATACGGAAGAGGCGCGCGGCGCGGACGCGACATATCAATTGATCTTGAGCTTTCTTTTGAAGAATCAATTTTTGGAGCAGAAAGGAAAGTGCTTTTAAATAAACTTGCCACTTGCGATAAGTGCAGTGGAAGCGGAGGAGAGCCCGGTTCAGGCATGAAAGAATGTCCTATTTGTCGCGGGCAAGGCAGGGTAAGAGAGACTAAGAAATCTATTTTTGGGACTTTCGCAAGCGTAAGAGAATGCGAAGAATGCAATGGTAAAGGTAAAATTCCCGATAAAAAATGTTCTACTTGTCATGGTGCGGGAGTATTAAAGAAGAGCGGAGAAATAACCATAACTATCCCTAAGGGGATTCAAAATGGAGAAATGATAAAACTTCCAGGCGCAGGCGAGGCTGTCTCTCATGGAGCGTCAGGCGATCTTTATGTAAAGATTCATATATTGTCTCATAAAATTTTTAAAAGAGAAGGGAATAATTTATTGATGAATCTTGATATTAAGTTTTCCGAAGCTATTATAGGCGTTAAGAGAGATATAAATACATTAGACGGCCTTATAAAGGTGAATATTCCAAAAGGGATTGATTCCGGTGAAGTTTTACGAGCGCGCGGGTATGGAGCTTTTTATGATAATAAAAAAAGGGGCGATCTTTTAATCAAGGTTATCGTTAAAACTCCCAAAAATCTTTCTAAAAAAGCGAAATCTCTTATAGAAGACCTGCAAAAAGAAGGGATATAGATAAAATAAATATGCCGTTACTTGCTCAATTAGATTCCATCTTAACAAATCCTTCTTGGGAAGTTTTGTTATACTCTTTTCTTTTTGTTTCAATGCTGTTTTACACGATGTATTTTAAAAAAGGGAAAATCATCGCTCTCTTTATGTCTTTATATATATCCATTTTTATCTTTTTAAATTTTCCTTATTTAAAATTTACTGTTTTAGACAGTTTTGATTCAACACAAGCTCTTTTTTACAGATTGGGCATATTCGTCATATTTGTAGTTATTTTTTATGTATTGCTGGTAAAAATAGGCATTTCAGAGAGCAGTTTTTCTAAGGCCAAATGGTATGAGGCAATCATATTTACTATTTTAGGCGTCGGCCTTATAGTGAGCTTTCTTTTACATTTTTTCAAGGCGGATTTTCTCTATGAATTTTCAGATATTTCAAAATATCTTTTTTCTTCAGGCAATTTATTTTTCTGGTGGCTCATTGCTCCATTTGCGGCCTTTTTCTTTTTTAAGAGATAATCTGTTAAAATAAAAAGATGTTGAGGCGAATCATCTTTAATATAATTATTCTATCAAGCATATTTTTATCGCCATGGTGGTGGCTGCCGGTCATATTGGTTATTTTTTCCGCTTTTATTTTTCAGCATTTTTGGGAAGCGATTATTTTTGGTGTTTTAATAGATTCATTAAGCGGCCCGTCAAATCTTGCTTTTCTTTTTGGTTTAAATAATTGGATTTTTACGATATCTCTTCTGACAATTTTTCTGATGATAGATAAATTTAAAAAACATTTGTCTTTCTATAAATAATTAGTATGCCAGTGAAAAAAAAATATTTAAACAATCATCAAAAGAGCGTCAAGCCCGGATTGGGAAATTCATTTGTATCAAGGAAAAATTTTGAGATAGATCCTGATGAGATTTTTCTGGATTCAAAAAATATCCCTAGATTTGAGATTGACCAGCTTGAGGGCAGGATAGAAAAGCCGATAAATAAAAAAATTTTTTCTTTTTTTATTATTTTCTTTATAGTTGTGGAAATTTTATTTATGATCAGACTTTGGACTGTTGAAGTTTCCAGAGGCGAGGCTTTCTCAATATTGAGCGAAAATAACAGATTGAGATCAGTCAGACTTTTTTCTAGCAGAGGGGTTATTTATGATAAATTCGGGCAGAAACTTGCTTGGAATGACACAGACTCAAGAAAGTATTTTGGCGGCGGTCTTTCTCATGTTGTCGGTTATATAGGTTATCCTAATAAAGGAGATACTGATGATATAGAGATGCTTTATTCTAAAGAGATGATTGGTAAGGCCGGTATTGAAAAGATTTATAATAATATTTTAAGCGGAAAGGCCGGTTTGAAATTAATTGAAATTGACGCGCATAATAATGTGAAGTCGGAAAGCGTCCAGAAGATGCCTGTTGACGGAGATAGTATTTATCTTTCAATTGATGCTGAATTTCAAAATAATTTATATCAATACATAGAAAGCCTGTCTTTGGACAAGGGTTTTACGGGTGGAGCCGGTATTTTTATGGATATTGGTTCAGGTGAAATATTATCTATTGTGAGTTTTCCGGAATACGATTCTGAAATTTTATCCAAGGGCGAACCTAAAGAAAAAATCAATTCTTATTTGGCGGATAAAAGGAATCCTTTTGTTAATAGGGCTGTTTCAGGCATTTATACTCCAGGCTCTATTATGAAGCTCGTTATG
It contains:
- the infA gene encoding translation initiation factor IF-1, which encodes MTENKEQDQLVRGTAIEALPNATFRIRLEDGREIIAYLSGKMRIHRIKVLVGDSVGIEMNSPTDTKGRIKKRF
- the rpmJ gene encoding 50S ribosomal protein L36 yields the protein MKIRAATKKICKDCKMTRRKGRVYIICKKNPKHKQRQG
- the rpsM gene encoding 30S ribosomal protein S13 — its product is MRIKGINIPEKKHLEIALTAIYGIGRFRSTRILKEAGVPKDKLAGDLTPEEEKKVRTLAEDYVSEGDLKKEIAENIKRLKEIKCYRGARHMKSLPSRGQRTKTNSRTRRGNVRKTMGSGRTKVDKK
- the rpsK gene encoding 30S ribosomal protein S11 produces the protein MANIPKKKISKGIINILSTYNNTLVSVSDDSGGVLIWSSSGSLGFKGAKKGTPFAASKVAEVVADKASIIGLKEADVIVRGVGAGRDSAIRTFASRGIEINSILDTTPVPHNGPKAKKPRRV
- the rpsD gene encoding 30S ribosomal protein S4, with translation MENSQCKTCRRAGAKLFLKGERCVTPKCAMTTKPYAPGALGKSGGKRKGRRGSSEYGTQLRDKQIVKFSYGLRERQFVNYVKEASKKKGVASLELVKLLESRLDNVVYRLGLASNRASSRQLVSHGHITVNGRRNNIPSYKVKIGDKIGIRSGSATKGIFGSLSDRWKKFEAPLWLSVDKDKKEATVIADAVSDDTRFNFNSIIELYSR
- a CDS encoding DNA-directed RNA polymerase subunit alpha; the protein is MDYSIILPSKPRVVSEEATKGVYEIDGLYAGYGHTLGNSLRRAILSSLPGSAITTVKIEGAPHEFSVLPGVKEDVIMILLNLRQVKFKMLTDEPQKITISVNGVKDVTDADIKTSGQIEIVSKGVHIATLTDKNSKFEAELTIEKGLGYIPREVLRKDKVEVGTIVLDAAFTPIRRVNYEVENMRVGDRTDYNRLRFIIESDGTISPREALEKSIEILIKQLKAIVGFEEEHFTEDILKEMPGKEEQEDISGSTEEDYLKTRIEDLNLSSRTLKSLSEASIRTVGGLARKKEEDLLAIDNLGKKGVQEIRRALGNLGLTLKE
- the rplQ gene encoding 50S ribosomal protein L17; the protein is MNHLKKGRKFGRVRNQRKALVRLLTKNFIEHEKIKTTEAKARELRPIVEKMVTKARTGSLASRRIIIAEIGEENTKKLFNEIAPKYKDRKGGYTRIIKLGSRNGDASPMAIIEFV
- a CDS encoding uL13 family ribosomal protein; protein product: MEKEYTIDAKGRSLGRVASEAAKILNGKTSPDYEANKVAPVKLTVLNASALNVPLKKLKQKKYVNYSGYPGSQSFETLEKLIERLGMGEALKIAVKNMLPKNKLNKLMMKNLNIKD
- the rpsI gene encoding 30S ribosomal protein S9, whose protein sequence is MPTDKIIEKTENIVDTKTKDIPKGSYYEAVGRRKSAVARVRLFNKGKDKSDVTINGKSLKDYFPTDKLQKTAISSLDIMKADDRFKVTAKITGGGIQGQAEALRHALARALVEFNLEFRKRLKKATFLKRDPRVKERRKFGLKKARKSPQWSKR
- a CDS encoding nucleotide exchange factor GrpE, with product MEKDEKNNNIDDDIIAQDESSSSSDIAKELNLKLSQCEKERQEYLEGWQRAKADFINFKKEEIDNRKKMEAIFKEAVLVDFLTVTDNFEMAFANKDAWEGLPKGWRQGIEHIYAQLISVLESHGLDIIESDGKKFNPEEHRAIGSIDVDSEEKDHIILEELQRGYRLGGKVVRPSQVKIGIYKKVN
- the dnaK gene encoding molecular chaperone DnaK — protein: MTKILGIDLGTTNSAMAVMEGGEPRILENSEGNRTTPSIVAVSKTGDRLVGLLAKRQAVTNPENTIFGVKRLIGHKFSDPEIQKDRGLIPYKIEESSDGSIKIKMADKTSRPEEISAMILQKLKQDAQTKLGEKIEEVVITVPAYFNDSQRKATKDAGEIAGFKVRRIINEPTAAALAYGFNKKKDEKIAVFDFGGGTFDISILEVGDDVIEVKSTDGDSHMGGEDIDLKIVNWVAEEFKKESGIDVRNDVLALQRLKEASEKAKHELSSTIESEINIPFITSDASGPKHLLIKLSRSKLEELASEYVDRAMVITKRAIDASGFKIEDINEVVLVGGQTRMPIIIESVKKLFGREPNRSINPDEVVAAGAAIQAGILQGDVKDILLLDVIPLSLGIETLGGVSTKLIEKNTTIPTSKSQTFSTAADNQTSVEIHILQGDRQMASDNKSLGRFILDGIPPSPRGVPQVEVSFDIDANGILNVKARDKASGKEQSVRIEASGGLSKEEVEKMKKDAELHREEDEKKKEMIDVNNNASALVYTAEKALRDAGDKLPEDVKKAVEEKIINLNKVKDGDNAAEIKKATEELSAEIQKIGQSMYKSAEGGNREGQGNNPSSGDENIRDAEMDDDKPAPGEGDKKE
- the dnaJ gene encoding molecular chaperone DnaJ — translated: MKNYYDALGVPKNASKEEIKKAFRKLAHKHHPDKKGGDEAAFKEINEAYHVLTDDKKRSEYDRYGRVFDGASGAGGANGGFEGFDFGGFSADGGAAGFDFGDIFEDIFGGFNAGYGRGARRGRDISIDLELSFEESIFGAERKVLLNKLATCDKCSGSGGEPGSGMKECPICRGQGRVRETKKSIFGTFASVRECEECNGKGKIPDKKCSTCHGAGVLKKSGEITITIPKGIQNGEMIKLPGAGEAVSHGASGDLYVKIHILSHKIFKREGNNLLMNLDIKFSEAIIGVKRDINTLDGLIKVNIPKGIDSGEVLRARGYGAFYDNKKRGDLLIKVIVKTPKNLSKKAKSLIEDLQKEGI
- a CDS encoding penicillin-binding transpeptidase domain-containing protein — protein: MPVKKKYLNNHQKSVKPGLGNSFVSRKNFEIDPDEIFLDSKNIPRFEIDQLEGRIEKPINKKIFSFFIIFFIVVEILFMIRLWTVEVSRGEAFSILSENNRLRSVRLFSSRGVIYDKFGQKLAWNDTDSRKYFGGGLSHVVGYIGYPNKGDTDDIEMLYSKEMIGKAGIEKIYNNILSGKAGLKLIEIDAHNNVKSESVQKMPVDGDSIYLSIDAEFQNNLYQYIESLSLDKGFTGGAGIFMDIGSGEILSIVSFPEYDSEILSKGEPKEKINSYLADKRNPFVNRAVSGIYTPGSIMKLVMSVAALNEGIIEPDKEIFSSGSISIPNPFFPELVSVFPDWKAHGFVDMRKALAVSSNVYFYEIGGGFEGMKGLGIEKIGYYSKMFGLGKAVGIDLLDESIGLVPSPEEKIAKSSDRDNIWRIGDTYNASIGQGDFQVTVAQMVKMVSAIATEGNLLNPHLIKKCEGNCGGISTDKFNNIEKLNIPEEYFEVVKEGMRMAVTKGTAQGLNIYGVKIGAKTGTAEIGSKYVNSWVVGFAPYDNPKIAFSLVMEKGDRDNTIGALYVARQSIEWLLKNRPEYLTD